A part of Lacinutrix sp. 5H-3-7-4 genomic DNA contains:
- a CDS encoding glycogen synthase yields the protein MNIFHISAECYPIAKIGGLADVVGALPKYQANKNVSATVLMPFYNNTFTQTHIFTSIYNGTITLGHEEFDFRVLKVNEDVLEFPVCFVDVPELLYKNFIYSYDDAKRFLAFQIACLDWMLTLDNRPTIIHCHDHHTGLIPFMAQECYKYEELNTIPVITTIHNAQYQGWFNYDKFHLIPKFNNENSGLLDWDGQINPLAAAIKCAWRVTTVSPTYMEELKKNANGLETLLSNERNKCIGILNGIDTKVWNPETDSFIVENFSKTTVQSGRAANKKWICDTYNLDINKPLFAFIGRLVGEKGADLLPEALKIVLESKQCNVLVLGSGEKQREEALEAIKVNNKGLYNTYIGYDEKLSHIIYAGTDFLLMPSRVEPCGLNQMYALRYGAIPIVRSIGGLKDTVIDISNNGFGICFNTLTVKNIVDSIFRGIALYENQNKFKDIRKSIMTIDHSWDKSAKDYLNLYQSIN from the coding sequence ATGAATATATTTCACATTAGCGCAGAGTGTTACCCAATTGCAAAAATAGGCGGTCTGGCCGATGTAGTTGGAGCACTACCAAAATATCAAGCTAATAAAAACGTTAGTGCAACTGTTTTAATGCCATTTTATAACAATACTTTTACACAAACACATATATTTACTTCAATTTATAATGGCACGATTACTTTAGGTCATGAGGAATTTGATTTTAGAGTTTTAAAGGTAAATGAAGATGTTTTAGAGTTTCCTGTTTGCTTTGTGGATGTTCCAGAATTACTTTACAAAAACTTTATATATTCTTATGATGATGCTAAGCGTTTTTTAGCTTTTCAAATAGCTTGTTTAGATTGGATGTTAACTTTGGATAATAGACCAACAATTATACATTGTCATGATCATCATACAGGACTAATTCCATTTATGGCTCAAGAATGTTATAAATATGAAGAATTAAATACTATTCCTGTAATTACAACCATACATAACGCACAATACCAAGGCTGGTTTAATTATGATAAATTTCACCTCATTCCAAAATTTAATAACGAAAATTCTGGTCTTTTAGATTGGGACGGACAAATAAATCCTCTTGCTGCTGCTATTAAATGTGCATGGCGTGTGACCACTGTATCTCCAACTTATATGGAGGAATTAAAAAAGAATGCAAATGGATTAGAAACCTTACTTAGTAACGAAAGGAATAAATGTATTGGTATTTTAAACGGAATTGATACTAAGGTGTGGAATCCTGAAACTGATAGTTTTATAGTTGAAAATTTTAGTAAAACTACTGTACAGTCTGGAAGAGCGGCAAATAAAAAATGGATTTGTGATACTTATAACTTAGATATTAATAAACCATTATTTGCTTTTATTGGTAGGCTAGTAGGAGAAAAAGGAGCAGATTTATTACCTGAAGCTTTAAAAATAGTTCTAGAATCTAAACAATGTAATGTTTTGGTTTTAGGTTCTGGAGAAAAACAAAGAGAAGAAGCGTTAGAGGCAATAAAAGTAAATAACAAAGGGCTTTATAATACTTATATAGGTTATGATGAAAAACTTTCACATATAATTTATGCTGGAACAGATTTTTTATTAATGCCATCTCGTGTAGAACCTTGTGGTTTAAACCAAATGTATGCACTTAGATATGGCGCAATACCAATTGTAAGAAGTATTGGAGGTTTAAAAGATACTGTAATAGATATATCTAATAATGGTTTTGGTATATGCTTTAATACACTAACTGTTAAAAATATAGTAGATAGTATTTTTAGAGGTATTGCACTTTA
- the msrB gene encoding peptide-methionine (R)-S-oxide reductase MsrB: MKKLLLLAISVILFNCNGIAQDKTKENKVYKVSKTEQEWKNELTESEFKVLREAGTERPFSSKLNKEYRAGTYVCAACETPLFKSEHKFDSGTGWPSFDREIKGNVDFSVDYNLGHARTEEHCATCGGHLGHVFSDGPRDTTGKRHCINGVALNFIPEK; encoded by the coding sequence ATGAAAAAATTGTTATTACTTGCCATTTCTGTTATCCTATTTAATTGTAATGGCATTGCCCAAGACAAAACCAAAGAAAATAAAGTTTACAAAGTTTCTAAAACGGAACAGGAATGGAAGAATGAATTAACAGAAAGTGAATTTAAAGTACTAAGAGAAGCTGGGACAGAAAGACCTTTTTCTAGCAAATTAAATAAAGAATATAGAGCAGGAACTTATGTTTGTGCAGCTTGCGAAACACCATTATTTAAAAGTGAACATAAATTTGATTCTGGTACCGGCTGGCCAAGTTTTGATAGAGAAATTAAAGGAAATGTAGATTTTTCTGTAGATTACAATCTAGGTCATGCTAGAACCGAAGAGCATTGTGCAACATGTGGTGGTCACTTAGGGCATGTATTTAGCGACGGTCCTAGAGACACTACTGGCAAAAGACACTGTATTAATGGTGTGGCATTAAATTTTATACCAGAAAAATAA
- the msrB gene encoding peptide-methionine (R)-S-oxide reductase MsrB, which produces MKEFKVNKTEEQWRKELTDEQYRILRKKGTEMPHTGKYNLHFESGAYHCAACNQQLFESDSKFESSCGWPSFDEAILGSITNILDKSHGMIRTEIVCSNCGGHLGHVFNDGPTETGTRFCVNSASVDFKNE; this is translated from the coding sequence ATGAAAGAATTTAAAGTAAATAAAACTGAAGAGCAATGGCGTAAAGAGCTAACAGATGAGCAATACCGTATTTTAAGAAAAAAAGGCACTGAAATGCCACATACTGGAAAATACAATTTACATTTCGAGTCTGGAGCTTACCATTGTGCAGCTTGTAACCAACAGCTATTTGAAAGCGATAGTAAATTTGAATCAAGTTGTGGTTGGCCAAGTTTTGATGAAGCTATTCTTGGTAGTATTACTAATATTCTAGATAAAAGCCATGGCATGATTAGAACCGAGATTGTATGCTCAAATTGTGGCGGACATTTAGGTCATGTTTTTAACGATGGTCCTACAGAAACCGGAACAAGATTTTGTGTAAATAGCGCTAGTGTAGATTTTAAAAATGAATAA